From a single Eleginops maclovinus isolate JMC-PN-2008 ecotype Puerto Natales chromosome 18, JC_Emac_rtc_rv5, whole genome shotgun sequence genomic region:
- the LOC134880573 gene encoding phosphatidylinositol transfer protein beta isoform-like — MLIKEFRIVLPVSVEEYQVGQLYAVAEASKNETGGGEGVEVLANEPYEKEGEKGQYTHKIYHLQSKVPSIIRKLAPKDSLVVHEEAWNAYPYCKTVITNVYMKDKFSITIETWHKPDMGDQENVHGLEKSKWEKVQIVDIDIADRSNISPKDYNAEHDPAIFKSEKTGRGPLGPEWKKELAGNPDCPRMCAYKLVSVDFKWTGLQTAVESTIQKVEKRVFTHFHRQLFCWLDKWIDLSMDDIRRMEDETKAQLDEMRKNDEVKGLGADGN, encoded by the exons TACCAGGTGGGTCAGCTGTATGCAGTAGCCGAAGCCAGTAAGAATGAGACTGGGGGGGGCGAAGGAGTGGAGGTTTTGGCCAACGAGCCCTATGAGAAGGAAGGGGAGAAGGGACAGTACACCCACAAGATCTACCACCTGCAGAG taaagTGCCGAGTATCATCAGGAAGCTCGCTCCCAAAGACTCTCTGGTGGTTCACGAGGAGGCGTGGAACGCATATCCTTACTGTAAAACAG TCATTACT AACGTCTACATGAAAGACAAGTTCAGCATCACCATCGAGACGTGGCACAAGCCTGATATGGGCGACCAGGAAAAT GTTCACGGCCTGGAGAAAAGCAAATGGGAGAAAGTGCAGATAGTAGACATCGACATCGCTGACAGGAGTAACATCAGTCCGAAG GATTACAACGCAGAGCATGATCCAGCCATCTTTAAGTCGGAGAAGACGGGCAGAGGGCCTCTGGGACCGGAGTGGAAG aaaGAGCTGGCTGGTAACCCCGACTGTCCTCGCATGTGCGCCTACAAGCTGGTCTCTGTGGACTTCAAGTGGACCGGCCTGCAGACCGCTGTGGAGAGCACCATCCAGAAG GTGGAGAAGCGTGTGTTCACTCACTTCCACAGACAGCTGTTCTGCTGGCTCGATAAATGGATCGATCTGTCGATGGACGACATCCGACGCATGGAGGACGAGACCAAGGCGCAGCTGGATGAG ATGAGGAAGAATGATGAAGTGAAAGGCCTGGGAGCTGATGGAAACTGA
- the LOC134880251 gene encoding inositol polyphosphate 5-phosphatase K-like isoform X2, which yields MEENEEQTDSFFRKGNFDGDSFRLHMVTWNVATVDPPNDVTSLLQLNDPKGPDLYVIGLQEVFSGPLRFMSDTMFDDPWSQLFMSTLAPLNYVKVSSVRLQGLLLLFFCKLEHLPFIRDIQATYTRTGIYGYWGNKGGVCVRLSFYGHMLCFLNCHLAAHMNYASERVDEFEYIMDKLAFVSEKAPRIADHKLVFWFGDLNFRIQDHGMHFVRSCINERTYSLLWSKDQLTMMKKKEQLLQEFEEGPLDFQPTYKFDINSNNYDSSGKKRKPAWTDRILWRLRPGNPPTEEEEENGALEGKEEEEEFPLKIRQDSYTCNMEYSISDHKPVTGVFTLELKKMFDAPLVRLKAEGEWSADIDAVVLYRPMQPFPSSSWDWIGLFKVGFSSMKDYITYTWVKDDEMNSDEEATQVFVSKEEIPVRGGECVLCYYSSVLECIIGVSEPFQVVASKVAIEEGYAPERIKGLDKIVEGETFYN from the exons ATGGAGGAGAATGAGGAACAGACAGACTCCTTTTTCAGGAAAGGAAACTTCGATGGAGACAGCTTCAG GCTCCACATGGTGACGTGGAACGTGGCCACAGTGGATCCACCAAATGACGTCACCTCTCTCCTCCAGCTGAATGACCCCAAAGGCCCGGACCTCTACGTCATCGG TCTGCAGGAGGTGTTCTCCGGGCCGCTGAGGTTCATGTCGGACACAATGTTCGACGACCCCTGGAGTCAACTGTTCATGTCCACCTTGGCTCCACTAAATTACGTTAAG gtgtccTCTGTCAGGTTGCagggtctgctgctgctgttcttctgcaaacTGGAGCACCTCCCCTTCATCAGAGACATCCAGGCCACTTACACACGCACAGGCATTTACGGTTACtgg ggTAACAAaggtggagtgtgtgtgcgtctgtctttcTACGGCCACATGCTTTGCTTCTTGAACTGCCACCTGGCGGCGCACATGAACTACGCCTCGGAGAGGGTGGACGAGTTCGAGTACATCATGGACAAACTGGCCTTCGTCTCTGAGAAAGCTCCGAGAATTGCTGACCACAA GCTGGTCTTCTGGTTTGGAGATCTGAACTTCAGGATTCAGGACCACGGCATGCACTTTGTCCGCTCTTGCATCAACGAGCGGACCTACAGCCTGCTGTGGAGCAAAGACCAG TTGAcgatgatgaagaagaaggagcagctgctgcaggagtttGAGGAAGGGCCTCTGGACTTTCAACCCACCTATAAGTTTGACATAAACTCCAACAATTATGACAGCAG CGGTAAGAAGCGTAAGCCGGCCTGGACCGACAGGATCCTGTGGCGACTCCGGCCCGGCAACCCCCccactgaggaggaagaggaaaacgGTGCACTGGaggggaaagaggaagaggaggagttcCCGCTGAAGATCAGGCAGGACTCGTACACCTGCAACATGGAGTACAGCATCAGCGACCACAAGCCCGTCACCGGGGTCTTCACTCTGGAG ctgaAGAAGATGTTCGATGCTCCTCTGGTGCGTCTGAAGGCCGAGGGCGAGTGGAGTGCAGACATCGACGCCGTGGTTCTGTACCGCCCGATGCAGCCGTTCCCCTCCAGCTCCTGGGACTGGATCGGACTCTTTAAG GTGGGGTTCAGCAGCATGAAGGACTACATCACCTACACCTGGGTCAAAGACGACGAGATGAACTCCGACGAAGAAGCCACACAG gtgtTTGTGAGTAAAGAGGAGATCCCGGTgcgggggggggagtgtgtgttgtgttactACAGCAGTGTACTGGAGTGCATCATCGGAGTCAGTGAACCCTTCCag GTCGTTGCGTCGAAGGTAGCGATCGAGGAAGGCTACGCCCCGGAGAGGATCAAAGGTCTGGATAAGATCGTAGAGGGCGAAACCTTCTACAACTGA
- the LOC134880251 gene encoding inositol polyphosphate 5-phosphatase K-like isoform X1 has product MEENEEQTDSFFRKGNFDGDSFRLHMVTWNVATVDPPNDVTSLLQLNDPKGPDLYVIGLQEVFSGPLRFMSDTMFDDPWSQLFMSTLAPLNYVKVSSVRLQGLLLLFFCKLEHLPFIRDIQATYTRTGIYGYWGNKGGVCVRLSFYGHMLCFLNCHLAAHMNYASERVDEFEYIMDKLAFVSEKAPRIADHKLVFWFGDLNFRIQDHGMHFVRSCINERTYSLLWSKDQLTMMKKKEQLLQEFEEGPLDFQPTYKFDINSNNYDSRLYRTWFGFNGKKRKPAWTDRILWRLRPGNPPTEEEEENGALEGKEEEEEFPLKIRQDSYTCNMEYSISDHKPVTGVFTLELKKMFDAPLVRLKAEGEWSADIDAVVLYRPMQPFPSSSWDWIGLFKVGFSSMKDYITYTWVKDDEMNSDEEATQVFVSKEEIPVRGGECVLCYYSSVLECIIGVSEPFQVVASKVAIEEGYAPERIKGLDKIVEGETFYN; this is encoded by the exons ATGGAGGAGAATGAGGAACAGACAGACTCCTTTTTCAGGAAAGGAAACTTCGATGGAGACAGCTTCAG GCTCCACATGGTGACGTGGAACGTGGCCACAGTGGATCCACCAAATGACGTCACCTCTCTCCTCCAGCTGAATGACCCCAAAGGCCCGGACCTCTACGTCATCGG TCTGCAGGAGGTGTTCTCCGGGCCGCTGAGGTTCATGTCGGACACAATGTTCGACGACCCCTGGAGTCAACTGTTCATGTCCACCTTGGCTCCACTAAATTACGTTAAG gtgtccTCTGTCAGGTTGCagggtctgctgctgctgttcttctgcaaacTGGAGCACCTCCCCTTCATCAGAGACATCCAGGCCACTTACACACGCACAGGCATTTACGGTTACtgg ggTAACAAaggtggagtgtgtgtgcgtctgtctttcTACGGCCACATGCTTTGCTTCTTGAACTGCCACCTGGCGGCGCACATGAACTACGCCTCGGAGAGGGTGGACGAGTTCGAGTACATCATGGACAAACTGGCCTTCGTCTCTGAGAAAGCTCCGAGAATTGCTGACCACAA GCTGGTCTTCTGGTTTGGAGATCTGAACTTCAGGATTCAGGACCACGGCATGCACTTTGTCCGCTCTTGCATCAACGAGCGGACCTACAGCCTGCTGTGGAGCAAAGACCAG TTGAcgatgatgaagaagaaggagcagctgctgcaggagtttGAGGAAGGGCCTCTGGACTTTCAACCCACCTATAAGTTTGACATAAACTCCAACAATTATGACAGCAG GCTCTACAGGACATGGTTTGGCTTTAA CGGTAAGAAGCGTAAGCCGGCCTGGACCGACAGGATCCTGTGGCGACTCCGGCCCGGCAACCCCCccactgaggaggaagaggaaaacgGTGCACTGGaggggaaagaggaagaggaggagttcCCGCTGAAGATCAGGCAGGACTCGTACACCTGCAACATGGAGTACAGCATCAGCGACCACAAGCCCGTCACCGGGGTCTTCACTCTGGAG ctgaAGAAGATGTTCGATGCTCCTCTGGTGCGTCTGAAGGCCGAGGGCGAGTGGAGTGCAGACATCGACGCCGTGGTTCTGTACCGCCCGATGCAGCCGTTCCCCTCCAGCTCCTGGGACTGGATCGGACTCTTTAAG GTGGGGTTCAGCAGCATGAAGGACTACATCACCTACACCTGGGTCAAAGACGACGAGATGAACTCCGACGAAGAAGCCACACAG gtgtTTGTGAGTAAAGAGGAGATCCCGGTgcgggggggggagtgtgtgttgtgttactACAGCAGTGTACTGGAGTGCATCATCGGAGTCAGTGAACCCTTCCag GTCGTTGCGTCGAAGGTAGCGATCGAGGAAGGCTACGCCCCGGAGAGGATCAAAGGTCTGGATAAGATCGTAGAGGGCGAAACCTTCTACAACTGA
- the xaf1 gene encoding XIAP-associated factor 1, giving the protein MDKQEATRTCGQCHKEVAEVNFALHETHCTRFLVPCPDCQEMVHKEHLDTHREEQHTLVKCSKCHQKMERCQLLDHESDECEQRLQTCQFCDLELPVKDLQDHDVVCGSRTELCMECGRYVTLRLRPGHASTCPGVHNGSGPPESTGKLTPNKVSCSRCWASFPVEVIEEHKRGCVSSMTLLDDEDEEVDIEDEDQLEEEEHNGLDVSELGATIYEAPHFLSSRPSRYPGVEEGKKEDPDQISCCPHCHLALPFPTLRWHQVKCEIHAVLK; this is encoded by the exons ATGGATAAACAGGAGGCGACACGCACCTGCGGACAGTG ccACAAAGAGGTAGCAGAAGTAAACTTCGCTCTGCATGAAACCCACTGCACACGCTTCCTGGTCCCCTGCCCCGACTGTCAGGAAATGGTTCACAAGGAACACCTGGACACACACCGAGAGGAACAGCACAcactg gtgaaGTGCTCCAAGTGTCACCAGAAGATGGAGCGCTGTCAGTTGCTGGATCATGAG TCTGACGAGTGTGAGCAACGTCTGCAGACCTGTCAGTTCTGTGATCTGGAGCTTCCTGTGAAGGACCTGCAGGATCATGATGTGGTCTGTGGGAGTCGAACAGAGCTCTGCATGGAGTGCGGACGCTACGTCACCCTGAGGCTGCGGCCCGGGCACGCCTCCACCTGCCCAGGGGTTCATAACGGATCAGGGCCTCCTGAAAGCACTGGAAAACTGACACCTAACAAGG TGAGTTGTAGCAGATGTTGGGCATCGTTTCCAGTGGAGGTCATAGAGGAACATAAG CGGGGGTGTGTTTCCTCCATGACGCTGCTGGATGACGAGGATGAAGAGGTTGATATAGAAGACGAGGATCAGCTAGAAGAGGAAGAGCATAATGGGCTCGATGTGTCAGAGCTGGGGGCCACTATCTATGAAGCCCCCCACTTCCTGTCAAGTAGACCCAGCAGATACCCCGGGGTTGAGGAAGGTAAGAAAGAAGACCCGGATCAGATCAGCTGCTGCCCCCACTGCCACCTGGCCCTGCCCTTCCCCACACTGCGCTGGCACCAG GTGAAGTGTGAAATCCATGCTGTCTTGAAATAA